The Gossypium hirsutum isolate 1008001.06 chromosome D07, Gossypium_hirsutum_v2.1, whole genome shotgun sequence genome includes the window ATTCTCACCATTGACATCAACTGATacagatttaaaaataaataaataatgaaagctTGCCAGAAAGATtcttttttcattaatttcatgATGTTTATTTCTATGGCCTCTTTAGATTATAGTTTTTCTTAGTTAActaatccctttttttttttttttggtccttctCAAGCTGGCTTGGTGAGCTTCTTCTTCATTGTATTTTGATAAAAGTATCACGAAAACTCTTGTAAGCATACCTGCAGTTTGCGAAAGCAACCAGTTGTCGTCATTGGGAACTTGCCACACAAAGTAGCCCAGCAGCTTCCTTTCCTTGGCAAAGGAAACTTTGACTTTGACAACCTCAACATCATCGAAACCAATCCAGGTGGTTCCTACGGTGCAGTAATTCACTACAAAAGTATCATTATACACTGAATTGGCTCCATAACTTTGAATATAATTCCTTATATCCTTGTATGCCATCTCCCCAGTTTTTGATATAGCCGGCCCTGATGCTGGTGCGCCAATCGTGTTATCCCTGGGGTTGACTAGTGTCCACGCGTAGCCATAAAAAGGCAAACCCAAAACCAACTTATTCGCTGGTAGTCCTCCAGTAATCCATGATTCTATACCGAAATCTGCATTGAAATTACTGGTTGGGTCATATAGTGCTGCATGAGCTCTCGTAAAGTTGTCCCGTGTTGGCATGTATATATTGAAGGCACTAACGTGTAACCAGTTCAAGTTCGTCCTCAATGAGTCTATTAGATAAGTAGACGACTCTGAATATTTAGAGGTTGGAACTGCAGCCGTTAATATCAACTTAGACTGACCCGTTTCTGAATCTATTGCAGCACGCCATTCTTGGAAGAGAGCAGCCATATTGCTCATATCGGAGCTTGTGTTGGCTGAAGCCCAGCTAAAGTCTAGGCCTTGGAAGCCGTAAAGCCTAGCTGTTTTTATTGAGGAATCAATGAAGGATTTCCTATGGGACGAATTGTTTACCATTGAAACTATGACTGAATGGTTTGCACTTCCTCCTCCAATGGATAAAAGCGTGGTGACTGATGGGTTTTTTTGTTTGACTGTGTTTGTGAAAGTAGAGAAGTATTGGTCATCGGAAGAAGAAACGGAGAGCTGATAGGATGAGGCATTGATGTTAGCAAAAGCGCAAATAAGGTGAGTGAAAAGAGCTGAATTTATATCGGCAATGGGGAAGTCAGTGCCGGAATACCAGTAACCAGCTTGAATCCAGGTTTGTGCTCGTGATGGATTGAGTCCTAAAGAGAGAAAAATATAGAGAAGTATGATAAACTTGGGTACCATAACCATGGAGGAAACTTTCAGGGTGATGATTTCTTCGAGAGTTGATAATTAAATGTAGAATTTGGTTGGAAATGAATACATAAAAGAAAACAGACAAATGTAATGCTGTACCCGCTCATGCCAAGACATAAAATTCCTCAGATTTTTAATTTTACCTCAGATTTTTTAACACCATAAATTCATAACAGTCTTACGCTCTTCTTCCTCGTAATTTCATCACGTTTAATACTTTCCTGAGGTCTACAAAAAAGTGTGCTTCCAGCAATATTAAACTATTGGCAGGAAGGAATATTTTTAGTATTAAACGTGATGAAATTACGAGGAAGAAGAGCGTAAGACaggatttttatgaatttatggTGTCTGTGGATTTCAGCTGAGTTGAATTAAGTAATGAGTTTTCGTATGAGAATATATCTAGTATCACCAATGGATCGCCACCATTAATTCATAAAAGTCCATCTTGGACAGCACGGGATGAAAGCCACTTGGAGAGGATGGCAACAAGTCAAGAAGTAATTTAATTACGAAAACTGAgggatttttttatcaaaataatataaaaacaatttaattataaaaatttacgaaaatatgatattttataataattttaagtatCATTAATGTGTCAGATAATACCACCCTACATTTTATTCAACCAAAATGATATTCTttgattaaatatataaaataaaataaaagctagttTTGATTAAACTAATGAAAGAGAAGAGAGATGTTTTGTGACGAATATTGCTTTTGTATTGGAAACTTTTTTGAAGAACATGAATGGGGTGGGAGACGGCAGAAAGAGAGAAATCTTATTTTTAAGGCTAAAAATtggttttttttcatttaattaaggttaataaaatatattattttttaacgaAATAATTAATCGAtgatttagaaaaatttaaaataatatcgcttcaaaaatattataaaaatcattttattttcataaataatctaCCATTTATATCATTTTCTtaagtaatatttttatattattttgacaaaaaaaacccATACATTATTAAAGATTTATCTCTTTTTCATGTTCCACAAAAGGTGGGCTCATTTTAATTGTAATTACCAATGTCTTTgttgtctttttcttttaacgTGAAGTGATGgtttgatttttctttcttttgcgtATATTAATTGATAAcagtttaataaatttattaaaattaattgttcaCATGGGATAATTACATTTACAAGAAACAAAATATGAGTAGAAGTGAGCACTTTTATAACAACAGCAACAAACACAACGAATAGAGGGGATAACAAAGTTGTTTAAGATGAACTCACTATCTTTGAAACAAATACATCCGATAATCTTAGTTCTAACACACCCCAAATAATAATTCTCACTCTTGTACTTTAAAGACTAGATCTCTTTACAGTATCTCCTAAGAACTTAGCTTGTAAAACCAATTATACAAAGATTTTACAATCACAATCCCTTATAAACAACAGCTAAATAgctaaatacaatataatattaatgACCAAAGTAAAATGAACTATTGGCAAATAAATCTTCTAATTTTGATCCAAATATGTATTTTCAAATGAATTAATCTTCATTGATGGGTTTGAATCATTCCATGACATTAGCACAACCCAAAGATTTAGTTCAATATATAAATCGTCAATCTTCTAAATAAGACAAGTTATTGTTTTGTTACAGTGGTAGAGGAAATGGCCATTTTCCTTAGCAGATTGTAGCAACTTCAAATATTTCAACACTAGTAAAAAGTAAAGGCCCATGTACAGGGCGaagctagaaatttttttgagGAGGGACGAGATTAAATTATATGCTTTTATAAGAGTTAAAGTGCAACTTCACCCTTatattaacttatatttttatggttttcaaaAGACAAAATCAGCATCCTAACAACTTGAGAGGGGCAAATTATAATTGATCacatattaacttaaaatttgataaatcttTTGGAGTCCTAAACAAacaatcactacaccaaaacaagcttttagcggcgctttttagcgccTCTAAAAGTATTTGCGGTGCTTTATTAAGCGCCAAAAAAAACGCCGCTGACGACATCGTCGCTaactttagcagcgcttttcccacaaacgtcgctaaagaccaagatctttagcggcgcttttccccctacgccgctaaagaccaagacctttagcggcgcttaaaaaaCAAGACCTTTAGCAACGCTTTCTCTAAAAACGCCACTCCATTCTTTAGATTTGCTCCATTCCTATcttgaattattataaaaacgCCAATCCCTTTACTTGCTTAAACAAATCCTTTAGAACTGTTATCAGTACATACATCATTCTTTGGTTAAAGATTGCAGCAACAGCAAAAGTGAGATTCCACCAATTaagaaatgtataatttaatttgaagacgtgttaaaatggaaattcatgaacaagaagataaatgtttttcactATATCTCATGCAGCAAGTCAAATTGCCTTTGATTACATAACAttcctaaaaaaaattgaaactagtTCATATCAACTTGCTCAAGTTGAATCTATAAATTGCAGATCAACACCTTATTTGAACTTACAATTCTAGGAAAGCATAAAATGTAGTTCCATGAGCATGCATTTAAAGtagcaaaaaaaaattactgaTTACAGTGACAGTCCAAGCTCCAAATCTAGCTCTTGTGTGTCACTTGATTCTGAATTTTGACTGCTCAATCCCAATGAGTTGCTGAGATGTTTCTTGCTCATTGAGTGTGAATCCTATAAGAATGTAaggaactaaaacaagttaaattttaaaacacaatcaTCACATAGCACATAAACTAAAAAAAGGAAAGGACTTACTTGTGTGTGGCAACCTCAACATGTAGGTTTAAAAGTTGTGGTCATGTTTGGTTGTGCAAAATGTTGGGTGTCTAAGAAGCCACTGCTTGGCTGGGAATCACTATATTTGATGTTTTCCCTTTGATCGTATTCTCCAACCCCCATCTGTAATAATATATAATTGTAGTACTTGATTTCATTAGTATAATTATTGATGCATAAAGAAATGGGGGAGGTGACAATGGAAAgtagcactttaacacttcaatttatagcgataaaacatctcaatttgcagcaactaaacacttcaatttgcagcacttaaacacttcaatttgcagtacttaaacatatcaattaacatttatacacctcaattacagcgataaaacatctcaattttcAGCAACTAaatacttcaatttgcagcacttaaacatatcaattaacaacatttatacacctcaattacagcgataaaacatctcaatttccagcaactaaatacttcaatttgcagcacttaaacacttcaatttgcagcactatCAAATTTCGGCATCAACTGACATTGTCCCAACGTCCAAAACAAACTTAAAGAAGTATataattatcatgtaaaagaaaatattcaTCAAAGTATCTACCTCTCTCAACTCCTACCCTTAACAAAATTTTGACTTGGGATGTTGGAGTGATCTGTTTTGATAGTTGGAGAATTTACTAAAATGATTAATTATATAAGGATAATTATTtatagtaaaatttaataattttataattatacatttgaTTAAACAGTGATTTAATAAAAAGTACATAAAAAAGCAGCAGAATCTATCAGtaattaaaacttttattctctttatttggcacaatacaatataaaaagcatatataaatatatgaatgtaGAGGCATATATAAaaagcatatataaatatatgtatgtcaCAGAAACTATATTCATTTATGTAGAGGCAAGTCTTTAATATATAACTATGGAATCATCAAGAAATGCTtctattttcttggaaaaaaaataagtatcAAACTTCCAGAAGTTAGATAATTGCTTACTCGGGACCACCGAAACCCATATTCTTTCCCAAAGCTCCATTATACTTCACCACAACAAGCTTATCCAAAAGCTGCTTAGATTTAGTAATATCTGCTTCAAGACAGAAAGAATCCAAACAAATTATACAAGCTGAACTCTAATGTACTGTTAGATTTCCTAAACTGGATGGTATTGGACCTTCAAAAGAGATACCTTGAAATCTCCTATATAAACATTAGGGAGTCTTTCTTACACAGTTCGCAGTTCTTTAAGTTTAGCAAATGTTGAGGGGATCTCACCACTTAATGCACAACTTTTAATGTATCTGCCAAATTCATAAACCAATTGTTGTTATAATTTCAAAGGCGACTTGTAAAGACAATCACGTACAGCCCCTACAAAGAACTAAAGAAAGTTAGAACTTACAATTCTCCAAGTTCGTATAGAGGAAGTGCAACGGAAAtttacaaatgaaaataaatatgttaCTTTATTTTAGCATCAAAAAAGAAATAGTTTTTCATTTAGTAAATGGTTGGCCGGCCAAGATTTCTCATCCCCTCTTATCCCCTCTTATCTCTAATCCCTCATCAAAGCTTTTCCTATATGATAATAAAAGAAACAGCGCTGgttcattttttcttcttctcaacGATTACATTCACCCAAAATCTGTCAAAGTTTTTCTTAATGGTTGAATAAAAAAAACCCAGCAACAACAGAAAAATGCCGTGAAACCATGTAGAAAAAAAATCCACAGATCTCGAAAATTGGAGACATATAGAGAGAAATCAGATAAAGTGAACTAAGAAACCAACAGAGCCCCAACTTCATGCTATTTACATACACACAAACAAAATACAACAAAGGCAGAGGATGTAGCAGTTTCAGCGTATTGGTGGTATTTTCTTTGTTACTGTTACGGATTTAGAAATTGGTGGAGTGGACGCTAATTCGGTTGAAATGAATAGAGGGGGGAAAAAACTCATccatgaaacaaaacaaaaaagagaagaaagccTTTTTACATACCGTTGAGAAATAAAATTTGGTAACTGATGAAATTGAAAGATGAAGTGTATCCAAAAATGCAACAAATTGTTGGGTTCGAGTTGAATCCTTCTCTTGGCCCAGAGAGAACGTAAAATAGTTATacttttcaaacttttcaaacttATGTTACTTTTCAAACTCATAATAAAAATGAGTCTTGCACGATATGTGAGAAAAAAAATGACAAGTAAGAGGCGTTTTTGGTAGAATAAATGAAAGAGAGATGAAGACGAAGAGAAGCAAGAGAGGTAAACCTGGTATAGATGGCAAATACAAAACTGGGAACAAACTTACGAGAGCTGGAGAACCAAGTTCCACCGTAAATAACTTCGCTTCTATACGAAGGAATATGAATAACTTCCTTTGAAGTAGATTTGTTACCATGAATTTTAAGCAATAACTTGTTACCAGCAGCAATGAGAACAGCAGTAACTTGCATCGTCGATTTCTAGCTTCTTCTGGCATCGTCGATTTCTAGCTAAAatataagagaaaaaaaagaggaaaaatggAACAGAAATAAAAGCAATAGGGATCTGAGTAATGAACACAACAAGATGAAATACACACACAAATaaactaacaaaataaaaatattaagtctcATATATTTTCCAGGGAAACAAACGGTAGAACTCGTAAGTAGATTGGAGAGTTTTTGTGCTGAATCGTCTTTGGTACCTccattttcctcttctttttttcattttgtttgcaAAGTTATGGgttttaggggggaaatttgggaaaaatcAGCGCCtgaattttgtggcgttttaagAAAAAACGCTATTATTGCTTATTTATAAAATTCCgcaaaatttttttcattttgaacaaaacgacCCGGTTTtgctattttaaattttttttatttttttataaattgatttattcttTGCGGcgttataaaaacgccgctattgcttacctttagcggcgcttcttaaaaAATGtcgcaaaattttttcattttgaacaaaacgacgccgtttttctattctaaattttttttatttttttataaattgatttattcttTACGGCGTTTTTCTGGAAAAcaccgctattgcttacctttagcgacgcttcttATAAAACAccgcaaattttttttattttgaacaaaacgacgttgttttgctattctaaaattttttttataataatttattctttagcggcgcttgttaaaaaacgccgcaaaattttttcattttgaacaaaacgacgccgttttgctattctaaattttttttatttttttataaattgatttattctttgcggcgtttttctggaaagcgccgctattgcttacctttagcggcgcttcttataAAACgcctcaaaattttatcattttgaacaAAGCGACGCCATTTTGctattctaaaaatttttttatttttttataaattaatttattctttgCGAAAACGctgctattgcttacctttagcggcgcttcttataAAATGccgcaaaattttttcattttgaacaaaacgacgccgttttgctattctaaattttttttatttttttataaactgaTTTATTCTTTGCGGCATTTTTatagaaaacgccgctattgcttatctttagcggcgcttcttaaaaaacgccgcaaaattttttcattttgagcaaaacgacgccgttttgctattctaaaatttttttatttttttataaattgatttattcttTGCGGCATTTTTctggaaaacgccgctattgcttacttttagcggcgcttcttataAAACACcgtaaatttttttcattttgaacaaaacgacgccgttttgctattctaaatttttttatttttttataaattaatttattctttgcggcgtttttatagaaaacgccgctattgcttacctttagcggcgcttcttaaaaaacgccgcaaaattttttcattttgaacaaaacgacgccgttttgctattctaaaaattttttattttttttataaattgatttattctttgcggcgtttttctggaaaacgccgctattgcttacctttagcggcgcttcttaaaaaacgccgtaaaatttttcattttgaacaaaacgacgccgttttgctattctaaattttttattttttttataaattgatttattcttTGCAGCGTTTTTCGGGAAaatgccgctattgcttacctttagcggcgcttcttataaaacgccgcaaaattttttcattttgaacaaaaccacgccgttttgctattctaaaaattttttattttttttataaattgatttattcttTGCAGCGTTTTTCGGGAAAACGctgctattgcttacctttagcggcgcttcttataaaacgccgcaaaattttttcattttgaacaaaacgaccccgttttgctattctaaatttttttatttttttaataaattgatttattctttgcggcgtttttatagaaaacgccgctatttcattttgaacaaaatgacaccgttttgctatgctaaaatttttttattttattttttataaattgattttttataaaataaaataaaaagtactctcaaaatggtttagattacattttttaaaatataaaagcattaattaattgtataaatttttatcatttaacaaatctcaagtaaaccttaaccttaaaccctctaaattaaccattcaatacatataaaatctatctattatatatctcttaaat containing:
- the LOC107953813 gene encoding uncharacterized protein isoform X1 encodes the protein MQVTAVLIAAGNKLLLKIHGNKSTSKEVIHIPSYRSEVIYGGTWFSSSRKFVPSFVFAIYTRYIKSCALSDITKSKQLLDKLVVVKYNGALGKNMGFGGPEWGLENTIKGKTSNIVIPSQAVAS
- the LOC107953813 gene encoding uncharacterized protein isoform X2 → MQVTAVLIAAGNKLLLKIHGNKSTSKEVIHIPSYRSEVIYGGTWFSSSRKFVPSFVFAIYTRYIKSCALSDITKSKQLLDKLVVVKYNGALGKNMGFGGPD